The Longimicrobium sp. genome segment GGCTGGTCTCGATCAGCAGCACGTCCACGCCGCCCTCGATCAGCCAGCGCGCCTGCTCGGCGAACACCGGCACCAGCTCGGCCAGCGTGATGTTTCCGAGCGTCGGATCGGATGCCGACGGGAGGAAGCCGCTGGGCCCGATCGACCCGGCGACGAAGCGCTTGCGCCCGTCCCGGGCCTCGAAGCGGTCGGCCACCCGGCGGGCGAGCGAGGCGGCGGCCACGTTGATCTCGCGGACGTCGTTCTCCAGCCCGTACTCGCGCAGCGTCAGGCGGTTGGAGCGGAAGGTGTCCGTCTCCAGCACGTCGCACCCGGCCTCCATGTACGAGGCGTGGATCTCCTCGATGACCCGCGGCTTGGAGATGACGAGATAGTCGTTGCACCCCTCCAGCCGCTCGCCGCCGAAGTCGCTGGCGGAGAGGTCGTAGCGCTGGATGGAGGTGCCCATGGCGCCGTCGAACACGAGCACGCGTTCGGCGAGCGCGGACAGGTAGGGCGAGGTGAGATCGGACATCGGTCGTTCGGATCTTTCGAATACAAAAAGCCCCGCGACTCGGCTGGAGTGCGGGGATCACAGGGGCCCGGGTTGTCCCGGCGGTGGGCCCATCCCGACTCTTTAGCGTTTTTTTACGAGGTCGCAAGCGGTCGCAAATCCATCCTCGGCGCGCCCATCGGGCGTGCAGCACGGAATCTATGCGGCAGCGCCGCGCGCGCAACCCCGGCGAAGCCGGCGGATGCGATCCCCCGGTCCGGCGCGAATGTGAATCTTGTCCCTCCAATCCAGTGTGTGCATGTATTCGTGCGTGGTGATGGACCCCCGATGATGCCGCCCTGAAACGAGGTTTCCCCCCATGACCGGACTGCCCCTTCAGTCCATCGCCGGGATCGTGCTCTTCGCGGTGCTCGCCGCCACGGGCGCCATGCTGATGGCGTACAAGCGAGGCTTCCGCGAGTGGCAGGACGACCTCCCCGCGCCGAACCCGAGCACGTTCGCGAACGCGCCGCGGACGCCGCGGATCACCCTCGAGCCCGCCACGGCCCCGCCCGGCGTGGCGGCGCCCGCGGCGAAGCACGGCGTCGCCTCGGTCGACGTCCACTTCAAGCGGCCGGTGCCGGCCGAGAAGCCGGAGTTCCCGTGGCTGTCGCACTGCTCGTACGTGTGGCTGCTGGTGTGGGCGCTCGGCGGGCTGGCGATGTCGCTGGCGTTCTTCGCATTCCGGTGGGACGACCGCGGGGCCGTGGCGCTCTGGTACGCGGCGGGCTTCACCGCCTGGGCACTGGTGATGTGGATCGCGATCCGCGCGTTCAGGTAGCGGCGCGTGGCACGGGCGCTGCGGCTGAGCGCCGGCCGTTCGCACAGCCTTGATCCCGTCACGAGGAGCCGACCATGCACAAGGTGAAGCTGGAGATCGAGAAACTGGCGGTCGAGTCGTTCGAGGCCGCCGAGACGCCGGAGCCGCAGGCCGGCACCGTCCACGCGAACGCCGCGGAGCAGATCGCGTCCAAGCCGCTGTCGG includes the following:
- a CDS encoding homocysteine S-methyltransferase family protein, which produces MSDLTSPYLSALAERVLVFDGAMGTSIQRYDLSASDFGGERLEGCNDYLVISKPRVIEEIHASYMEAGCDVLETDTFRSNRLTLREYGLENDVREINVAAASLARRVADRFEARDGRKRFVAGSIGPSGFLPSASDPTLGNITLAELVPVFAEQARWLIEGGVDVLLIETS